The stretch of DNA AGGGCACAGTAGGGGTAAGGAGAGGGCACAGCTgtctgccctggctgggggaTAAAGGAGAGTAACTTTTGTCCCCTGGCCAACCTTCAGCTCTGCAAAACCAGCCACAtgattattgtttcatttttccccAGATGTAATCCTTTGGGAACAAGGAATGGGAATAACACCAATCAACTCACAAAATACTCACTTTAACTAAGAACACCAAATTGCTAATACTATCGAGCAAAATCATGGATGTTACTCATTCTCAATGTGCATTTCATATGATTAGTGAATCCATCAGTAATTTGGGTCATCTACTAGTAAATATCATTACTACTCAAGATGACATAGAAGTGGTCGATGTCTCTTAGTGGTTAGTGTTGACCCACCCATGGAAAGGTCGAGGACTTGATTCcagctcaagggcatgtacctaggttgcaagttcagtTCCCGGCCTAGTCAGCTTGCAAGTAGAACCCAACCATTCATGCAGTAACCTatcatatctctctctcacattgatgttgtcctctgtctcccttcctttgtttctgAAAATCAGTTTAAATAATCAATATAAGAATGACAttattgagcacctcctatgCTGTAGGCACTCTTCTAAGCATATTAATTTATGGTTCATTCCTTGACCACTCTTTGAAAACATGCATTTATAAAACAGGAGTTTCTCAAGCACCTTCATGTGTCAGTCTTGTTCTTCTAACTTAGTACACATGAGTTAACAAAAGAGGCAGAAGTGGTTCCTTTCATTATCCCTTTTTTATGAAGAAGAAGACAAAGCCACAGAGAGATTAGCTTTCCCAATTTCAGAGCAATACTTGAGAATCTAGGAGTCCTGACTCCGCAGTCTAAGCTCTTAACATTCTAGGAATTTCCCTCTTCACTGGAGCAAAGAGGCTGTTGAGAATCAGAGCACCCTATCTCTAGGACAGCAGTTGTGATGGTTAATtctatgtgtcaacttggctaggtcAACCACCGGTCATCCTGAATTTTGCCTTAAAATGTACCTGGAGGTAGAGAAGCATAAATGCAGCAGCCCAGGTGGTCCCAGTTTAGACCAGCAGAACTCAAATGGCCAAACAACCTATTTGTAACTTAAGAGTAACACAGTTGACTTCCATTAAATCTGCAAAGCAAGTAGCAAGGATCCTACCATTCAACAGGTGACAGGcaaagaaagaatggaaaaagtacagaaatggcaAGTTTTTCTCCTAAACTGGTCCATGAAGTAGAGTAGGAGAGGAaagataaaggataaaaatgtattaaaatattaccCACAATTTATTCACAAGTGAACTGAAGCATTGGCGAGGTCATCTGAGGCACAGATTAGCAGTGATGGGCatccttttgagcttggtgtgtcaaccttcgccaaaaaactgagcataactcgggtagtgtgtccctttgaggaaaaaactaactccaagactctaatcgcaaatgtttcatcctcaggagcagcaaatgtttcatcctcggcatgcggccgcgtgtcatcagaaatggctacgcgtgtcagtgctgacacgcgtgtcattggttcgccatcactggattagaGAAATCCTCCCAAACTggtctctctccctgctctctgagATAGTCACACAGCACACACGCAGTTATGTGCATTTGGCTGACTCCCTTCCCTGCCCGCATTGGAACACTGGCCTTTGCTCAGGGCCCAGAACACCCATCAGCACACTCCTAGAAGCAGAACTGTCCACAACAGTTGTGAAGAACACAGAGCGGCCACTCCACAGTTGCTCTCTCCCTGTGGCTTTTCTTCTGATTAGAAACCTTGAAGGGGAAACCACAACAGACCTagaggcggggagggcggggcgggaaggGAGTGAATACATCCAGTGAAGCAGGACTGGGAGACTGTGGTAGGAGGAGGCCCAGATGCCAATATCAGCCAACAAATCCCGTGTATCCTTTCCACTTCGCTCTAAAGACCCCTCCCCGAtatccctgccctctcctcctcgcTGACGGAATGGAAACCGGTTACAATTCTGACATAAGCACCGAACATCCTCCATGTTTCCCAGGGCTCTTCTCCATTCCATGCGTTTCCAGCTTTCCATAGCACTTTCTGAGAGGTGGGGGACTGTTCTAAACGACTTAAAAAGGAGTGCTATTTTGAGATAGATTCAAAAAATAAGGATTTAGGTTTTCAGAAGTAAAACACTCACGAAATTTTCTTTGATGAgaattgaataaataaagcaaaatgcaaatttaataattttaaaaagttacatgttttgtaaattttaattCAAGGTAAGAGCAAATATTggttatataaatacataaatatgataagatgaaagaataaataataaataaataaataaccatttaTGACCATTTAtaaccaaaaataataaataacaatcaagaataaataataaatatataaataacaatagAGAACCATTCAGGCAGTAACCTATGAGGAACTATTGACCCAGGAGCCGAATTTTGTAACATTTTCTCGCTTAACACTTGACAGAAGATTTGTTGAGTAAAAGTCAATAAATTCTGTGACTGAAGCAGATAGAAGAGCCTTTGCACATGACCCAGGACATATGGGCAAAGGTGAGGTGGCGCATTCACCCATGAGAATCCTCTCAGGGCGATCCCACGTCTCCGTCCTTATTTCTCAGCCTTTCTTGCAAGGCTCTTGTTGAGGAGAAGGATCTCATGATTTCCACTCTGACAACTTCCCAGGCGCAGTCACTGtatttcttctccttcaggtAGAGACGGAGGCCCTGGAAGTACCTCTTCAAGGCCAGGGTAGGGCCCTGCGTGGCCAGGGCAGATccctcctctcccatctcccccGCCCAACAGGAGTCCAGGTCTTCCAGCTGCCGATGGAGTCCTGAGCGCAGTTGGTCCACGAGGGTCATGTTCCAGGTGACAGAGGAGTTCTCTGTGGGCAGGAGGTCGGAGATCTGCTGGAGCATCTCGTGGAGGACAGAGAGGGCCTGGGCCTTCTGGACCTGGCTGCCATCCACCGTTGCCCGGGGGAAGCTGAAGTGCTTTCTGTCCTTCAGACAGAAGAGAGGGGAGATGGTGCTCATGTGGCTCAGAAGCACTAAGTTCTCCCTGCTGAGCAGGACGTGGTCCTGAGGCGGGTCACAGCCCAGAGCTCCCCCGGGGCCAGAGCTGAACAGCACCAGGGCCGTGAGTAGCGAGAGCAGGAGGGCCATGGGCAAAGGAGggtgctgctggcctggctgagCTGGGCGTCTGGTGAACAACCTTGGGCCAGAAGTTCTCCAATGACCTTCTTTCTAGGCAGGGCCCTTAAATAGGGAACAccacaattttcattttctaagcatttctttccactttcacttccttttttgttttcttttaggtgGTCTAAGAAGATGTCATCAATCTGCaatattaattttctgttttaaattcccaacaaacttttttaaagtatattttattgatttttttaaagagaggaagggagagggacagagagttagaaacatcggtgagagagaaacatcaatcagctgcatcctgcacacctcccactggggatgtgcccgcaaccaaggtacatgctcttgaccagaatgaaacctgggacctttcagtccataggccgacgctctatccactgagccaaaccggtcagggctcccaaCAAACTTTAGATGTGTCGTCTGGGCCCCGTGTTGCTCTCCTCACTCTGCACAGGGAGTCACGCTCCCTCATCCGTGTGGGCTTGTGTGTTTTGTCAGGTCCTTGCTGGCCCACATGTAGTCCATAAGCTCTTTAGAACCAAGGGCTGAGTTTTCTTTACTGTTGTGTTCCCTGCAGAGGCTGAGGTTTTTACTGACTGCGTTTCGGGGATGTTTCTCCTCTAGAACCCATTCCTGCAGGGCCACGTGGTTATGCTTCATGAGGGCCACTGGCTCAGGACTTGTGTAGTCATTGCCATTTCCTTCCAGCGTTTGTAACTGGTTGTTAGTGCTCCTCAGGCTGTGCAAATACCCCCAGAAGGAATCCGGGTTCTTTGCTGGTGGCTGTAGGTGTGGAGATTCTCATCACAAGATAGTAATATTCTCCCAGCGCCACCCCATTCCCGAGGCCGAGATCAGCTCTAGTAACCATGTGCCTCTGAGTGACAGTGTCCTCAACTATAACTCTCCTGGACTCCCCGCTGAGGGCAGGCTCACCCCATCCTGAGGTCCTTAGAAAcctccccaggcagaggggcttgtGTCTTTGTGGCAAATGATGGGTCAGCATCCTCCTGCTTCCCCCGGAGGGTGTGTGTGAAGGACCCTTGTTCTCGGTGGTGACCTGCTCCTCTCCTGAGCCAGGACCCAGGTGTCAGTGGTGTCCACAGCCCTAACGCTGACAGCAAAGGTTTGTTTTGTCTAAGTGGGTGGAGGCATTCGTTATCCGTTTGCAATCATTGATCTTCAGTGGGCCAGTAATTTGTTTTGGCAAGTGCAGCTTTATTAttgaattctctttttaaattattgaacacATTGAACTCAGAATTTCTGAGCTGGGCACGGGAGATTCAATGACGACGTCTCTCAGAAGAAACTTGTAGAACAGAAACTGGTGAACTTCAGCTGCTCATTCAGCCTGTGCGTTTCTATTGGGCTTCTCTGGTCACCCCTCTGTCTCCTGCTCAGGATGCAGGGCAGTGAGGCTCAGGCTGCTAACTCAGGTAGTAAGAGCCTTCAATTCTTAATTATACAAAGtgtttcatttaaatgtaaataaccaCATTGTCATTACAGAGTGTTTTACTGGGCATAGTCTGTGTTGCTCCTCTGACATGATTTTCTACTTCATCCTGAGGTTCATATAAAGGGAAGTAAAGAAAGTCAAAGGGACTTCACCATTTTTCTCTATAATTATCATGACGTCAgacttttcatttctcatttcaaCTCTCCTAGAAAGCAAAATTGACAGTTGTTTGtggcaaaaatgaaagaaatagaattctgCATGTCCTAAAAGAGAAAGGAGTGAAGTGACTTCTGATGACGAGAGGACAAAGTGTAAGTGGGCAGAATGGACTGCAGCCCCGCGGGGTGCTGGTGctgtggcagagggaggatggagccagcccTGAGCTACACCGAGGGTGAATTCAACCTTCTCAGTAATCCTGTTTGTATTAAACTTGTTTACACCACTATATGCAGTGTAAATCTGGAGCAATGAATTATTTGGAAGGTACCACAAATCCAAGGTCAAACCCTTAAGGAGTTTAAGACAAAGGCTGATCTGGAAGAGCCCAttaaaagacaaggagagaattgGACATGGGATTTATGAACCAAGGAGGGGCCACACCATGAGAGCActgagcagggagggtggggtgccAACGGATTCCAAGTTCCACTTCAAATGCCAGTGGATTGCTGTCTGGCTCTGTATGACATCACCAGTGTGGTCTGAGTCTATAGAACTGGCTTTAAGTTCTAAGGAAAAGTAGACAACATTCCTTTTAAATGGTTTTCATGAGTAGAATTTTCTGACAGTTGAAACAGGTTTGTTGCTGGCACTGGAGTAACCGTGGTCCCTCCAATTCCCAGCGGGCTGCTGTGGGGTCAGGGTCCCCTGGGCTGGGGACACTGCTGTTGGCCACGTCTCTGTGGGAgagctctgctctcagcatccaCTTCCATCTTCTCCCCCTCGGAACCAGAATGATCTGCAGAAACAGGTGACTCAGTGCAGGCCCTTCCCATTGTTCCCCTCCTGAGGGCCTGCCTGTTCCCGTCCAGGCTTTACCTGCCTCTGTTCTGCCCAGTTCTCACACTGCTGCTGACTTtcacctccttcctgctcctAGGTGGGCTCTGTGTCCTGTTCCCTGATCACCAGATCGGAGTCTGCTTCTCACCTCTTTGCACTGAGTGCATCACCTAAGACAGGTGCAGCCCCACTGCTGGGAGCATCAGTGATACTGCCCTGTACAGTCGTGGAAACGTCCCAGGTGATCCACCCTCATTTCTCTCTGTACAACTGGGTAGAATAGAATCAAGTTCCCAGAAAACTTTAGCTACACACGCTGAGTTGACCAAGTTCCCAAATAGAAGGTGCCCATGACCTACAATCATTGTTTACACAAGAGCCAAACATAAGAGTCTTCTGATCAGGAATGCTTGCATTGTTCTCTTCTACAAACGCAAGACAAAGTTCTCTAATGACCAACCAACGTCTGGATAGGTTTCTGTTGATCAGTTACAAGAGCCAGCGTGAACTTAACTGCCAAATGTCTTTAACCAAACATTATCCTGAAgaatcttttcattaaaaaaatattggaatTTATAGTTTGGAAATAGCAAAtagtccctccccctgcaccacCACTGTCCCCAAaaattaaacagtaaaaaaaaaaagtgataaaattatttatttaagaggCAGATCATGTAcctctctctaaacataattttgtaaattcatgatgtaaaagatatttttaaaataacccctTGATTTTAAGTCAGGTATTTCTCAGCTGGTGCAGAAATCTGAGTGGAGATTATTTAGGGGCTTGGCAAACAATGCAGTTGAAGAGAGAGAGTCAGTCACCATAGACATTTATTGTGAATTTGCTGACTTTCCTTTGAGGATTGTTACATGATTCCAACGCGTAGTGTAATTTCCACTCTAACGACCTCCCAGGCACAGGCGctgtatttcttctctctcaggtAGTTATGGATGCTTTGGAAGTACTTCCGGAGGAGAATTCCCAAATTGGAACAATCCcgattttctccttccctctgctccaggtGCTCCAGGCTGTGATGAAGGCTGGAGAGGAGTTGAGAGACGAGGGTGTGGTTCCATGCATCGAGGCTGTGCTGTGTTGTAAAGAGGTTGACGATGTGCATGATCATCGGATGTTGGAGACAGGTGCGTTCTGTCTTCTGCATCTGGGTGATTGTAGTCCCATTCCAAGGAAATTTGAAGTCGTTTCTGTCATCCAGGCATAGGTGAGGGCGGGTCCTTTGCAGTTGCCTCAAAAGATTGAAAACTCGCAGGTTGTCTCCTCTATGGATCCAAAGTAAGTCCTCCTCAAGAGAGCTAACAGGGCTGGAGCAGAGCatggcccctgccaccagccacagGTGGATCTGGGCCATTGGGAATTGCAGTGATTCAGGGCACTACCGCCAGGGGGAGTCGCGGGAACAATTAGCAGCAACTTTCCTTGTTGGGATTTCTAGAAAGCGCGGTTCTCCAACGGGCCGCCAGAGGGCGAGGAGGAGGCCTTTCTGAAGCTGCTTTTGGGGAAGTTCAGTCAGTCTGGTCTGAGAGCAGAGAAGCTGGCCGGGCTGCTCTGGGCTGCTCTGTGCTGCTTTAATACTGAAGGCAGAGCCTCCATGGGGAGGCCGCCGCTGCTGCAGACGGGGCTCTGCGCTTCCCCAGGAGCTTGGGGCTTTCCTTCTGCGCGGAAGCTCCAGCGAGGCCATTGGTACCGAGAACCCGTGTGCTGCGGGCCCAGAGGCGGGGATCAGAGCGTGTTGGGCGGTTTGTGGGGAATCGGGGCACTTTCTGCGCGGGATGCGCCCGGATTCGGAGCCGGGACCGCGGGGAGGACGGGCGACGGCCCCGCGCTGGGGACGCTGCGGGGGGAGCTGGGCCCGGGAGTGGCGGCTCCCAAGGCTCTGGGGCTTTCGGTGATGTGACCACGTTACAGAGTTAGAGAGCCGTGGAGGGAAGTTAAACAAACTGGGAAGTGCGAGCATTAAAACGGCTCTTCCTGAAGCTACTcaaaatattacaatattttaatattaaatattaatatgaagcccagtatttaaaaatattttgtattaaagcatcacttaattaaatttttaaaatagttgaaaagtttagtattaaataaatatcgctgtaaattttaaatatattttaaacgtTGAAACTATTAACACATTCtcccaaactttaaaaaatatttaaa from Eptesicus fuscus isolate TK198812 chromosome 15, DD_ASM_mEF_20220401, whole genome shotgun sequence encodes:
- the LOC129151668 gene encoding interferon omega-2-like, whose translation is MALLLSLLTALVLFSSGPGGALGCDPPQDHVLLSRENLVLLSHMSTISPLFCLKDRKHFSFPRATVDGSQVQKAQALSVLHEMLQQISDLLPTENSSVTWNMTLVDQLRSGLHRQLEDLDSCWAGEMGEEGSALATQGPTLALKRYFQGLRLYLKEKKYSDCAWEVVRVEIMRSFSSTRALQERLRNKDGDVGSP
- the LOC129151559 gene encoding interferon omega-1-like, yielding MAQIHLWLVAGAMLCSSPVSSLEEDLLWIHRGDNLRVFNLLRQLQRTRPHLCLDDRNDFKFPWNGTTITQMQKTERTCLQHPMIMHIVNLFTTQHSLDAWNHTLVSQLLSSLHHSLEHLEQREGENRDCSNLGILLRKYFQSIHNYLREKKYSACAWEVVRVEITLRVGIM